GAAGAAGCGGCGTGAGTAGAGTGCTTAGTGGGCTTGAATGGCGTCTTACGGAGGGTAAGGCGTGCTGCTGGTCCCGCAATTTAAGTCCCTTCGCAAAGTCTAGGCCGATTATGTGGGAAACCGCAGGATCGAACAGGCGAGGAAAACGGCGCTTCCCCCTGCCCAAAATAGAAAAATAAACTTTAAATGCCAAAGATTAAACTAACAAGACGGGATTTCATAATGCTAAGCGGCTCACTTGCCGCTATCAGCCTTATAGGGATTTCATGTGATTCCGATAGTGAAACAGAAACACAAGGAACCCGGACAGTTTTTCTCCTCTCTGGTCGGGGTAGACGCGCATCGCAAGCAGAAAAGAAGCACTATGCAAACAGGTTATATGCTACAGAAGATGCGGCCCTCGCAGACTTACCTCATCCTGGAGCCAGACCTAGGGTTGTTATGATAACCACCAGTAAAAGCAGGTTCGTTGAACTCTTTGATAATGGAAGAAGCACGATGGTAGACCTAAGAAATATCTGAGGTCAAGGATTTAGATTTTACTTTAATTTTTTCATAAAACCGATTTTAATTACTCAATTATTATTAAAATACATATCACATCGTATATCTTAGAATTGCACCTACTCCTTGAATCTTCTTCTTGAGCTCCTGATCAACTACCAAGACAACTTCGGCCTTCTGTCCTAAGGCCTCTTCAATCGCTTCATCGACAATGTCGATAACAGGCAGTGGTTTTATGCCTTCTGGACAAAGACCTTCTCTTTCTTCCAATACCAGAAAACCAGAGTCTGGACATTTATACCCTGCTCTACCAAATCCATCTGAAACCAATAATATTCTTGCCTGTCCCCTCATCAAAGCTCTCAAGGTAGGTTCTAACCCATTAAAAGCGAGCCTCGAACCAAGCTTGTCTTCGAATTCTTCAATCAATCTCTTTTGCTTTTCTAACCTCATTGTTTCCAGTAGGTCCAGAGACTCTTCAACGAGAGTATCCGTTTTAACAAAATCAACATCGACTGTAATTGTCCCAAGCTCCCTCTCTCTGAGATAGGTATGAAGATGATTTGAAAAATCGGCTCTAAGCTGCTCTGCTCCTCCTATAATCAGCCGTTGGAACTTGTTTTCTTTATAATATTCAAATAATTTTTCAGATACATTTTTAAAATGTTGATGCATTTCATTTTCTATCATCCTCTGAAAACTATATTCACCGTAACCCTGCGCTACCCCTTCTCCACCCGCAGAAGTTGATACCCTTTGCCTAAACACACCTTCCTGGGCCTGGAACCTCGTTGTTCTCGCGGATTCAGGATGAAGGTAACCCACGATTTCTTCAGCCCTGTTTGAACTGATCCTAAATAGCCTAGCTTTCTTTCGATCAATCAGAACTACAGCGATATCACCGAACTC
This genomic interval from Thermodesulfobacteriota bacterium contains the following:
- a CDS encoding peptide chain release factor 1, with protein sequence LKLGPNERENFKYRIILKNLIKEQRDALTKSGLNKESIESVDSDFKKILDHIEINSNITACRGIAIFSCSGAEFWDVFKLPLVYRSRLEVGRSPLTRQLFRINDEFGDIAVVLIDRKKARLFRISSNRAEEIVGYLHPESARTTRFQAQEGVFRQRVSTSAGGEGVAQGYGEYSFQRMIENEMHQHFKNVSEKLFEYYKENKFQRLIIGGAEQLRADFSNHLHTYLRERELGTITVDVDFVKTDTLVEESLDLLETMRLEKQKRLIEEFEDKLGSRLAFNGLEPTLRALMRGQARILLVSDGFGRAGYKCPDSGFLVLEEREGLCPEGIKPLPVIDIVDEAIEEALGQKAEVVLVVDQELKKKIQGVGAILRYTM